In a genomic window of Streptococcus oralis subsp. tigurinus:
- a CDS encoding DUF6110 family protein translates to MLKEVLTVAKVAKKSSLFLGGVAFGTLGLKILASKEAKKGYSKALAKAYKLKDELDASVSVVKQHGDDVLQDAKYLYEQEKKEEQLDSLIGE, encoded by the coding sequence ATGTTAAAAGAAGTATTAACCGTTGCAAAAGTTGCGAAAAAATCTTCATTATTTTTGGGTGGTGTCGCATTTGGTACCCTTGGTTTGAAAATCTTAGCAAGTAAGGAAGCTAAAAAAGGTTATTCTAAAGCTTTGGCTAAGGCTTACAAGTTGAAAGACGAGCTAGATGCATCTGTTTCTGTTGTGAAACAACATGGAGACGATGTTTTGCAAGATGCTAAATATTTGTATGAGCAAGAGAAAAAAGAAGAGCAATTAGATAGCCTTATAGGAGAATAA